In the genome of Populus nigra chromosome 9, ddPopNigr1.1, whole genome shotgun sequence, one region contains:
- the LOC133703464 gene encoding probable WRKY transcription factor 20 isoform X1, which translates to MDNINSRSEVPGGGHPTRPDTGGGARYKLMSPAKLPISRSACTMISPGLSPTSFLESPVLLSNVKAEPSPTTGTFTNPQTVLGSLSSTSYSATTVSSTTFGERKSNCFEFRPHARSDMVSADMNHQRSAQCVEVQSQCQSQSFPSSPSVKGEMAVCTNELTLSTPLHMVTSGSSVPAEVDSDELNQMGLSSSGLRASQSGSAPTVSSDDGYKWRKYGQKHVKGSEFPRSYYKCTHPNCEVKKLFECSHDGQITEIIYKGTHDHPKPQPSRRYASGLFMQEEKFDKFSSLPSQDDKSPGAFGQVSHAIEPHGAPELSPGTTNDDTGEGAEDDKDPFSKRRRLDAEGFDVTPVIKPIREPRVVVQTQSEVDILDDGYRWRKYGQKVVRGNPNPRNYYKCTNAGCPVRKHVERASHDPKAVITTYEGKHNHDVPTARTNSHDTAGPSAVNGTSRTRPDKNETISLDLGVGISSTSENLSSDQQQALHAELVRFENQASSGSSFRIVHASPIAAYYGVLNGGMNQYGSRQIPSEGRSIEIPPLNHSSYPYPQNVGSLLTGP; encoded by the exons ATGGACAACATTAACTCTCGCTCTGAGGTTCCCGGCGGCGGCCATCCGACGAGGCCGGATACCGGTGGCGGCGCTAGGTACAAGCTGATGTCGCCTGCCAAGCTTCCGATCTCGAGGTCGGCTTGCACCATGATCTCTCCTGGACTCAGCCCAACCTCGTTTCTTGAGTCTCCAGTTCTTCTCTCGAATGTTAAG GCAGAGCCTTCCCCCACGACTGGCACATTTACTAATCCTCAAACTGTGCTTGGTTCTCTTAGCTCCACTTCATATTCAGCTACTACTGTTTCCTCCACCACCTTTGGAGAAAGAAAATCCAACTGCTTTGAGTTTAGACCACATGCTAGGTCAGACATG GTTTCTGCAGATATGAATCATCAGAGAAGTGCACAATGTGTTGAAGTCCAAAGCCAATGCCAGTCTCAATCATTTCCATCATCACCCTCAGTAAAAGGTGAGATGGCAGTCTGTACAAATGAGTTGACTCTATCAACACCACTTCACATGGTTACTTCAGGTTCTAGTGTTCCTGCTGAAGTTGATTCAGATGAACTAAACCAAATGGGGCTCTCTAGCAGTGGGCTTCGTGCATCACAGTCAGGAAGTGCACCTACCGTGTCATCTGATGATGGATATAAGTGGAGAAAATATGGACAGAAACACGTTAAAGGAAGTGAGTTCCCACGCAGCTATTACAAATGCACACATCCTAACTGTGAAGTGAAAAAGTTATTTGAGTGCTCTCATGATGGACAAATAACAGAGATTATTTACAAGGGTACACACGATCATCCTAAACCTCAACCAAGCCGGCGATATGCCTCTGGCTTGTTCATGCAGGAAGAAAAATTTGACAAGTTTTCTTCTCTACCTAGTCAAGATG ACAAGTCACCTGGTGCATTTGGACAGGTGTCTCATGCTATCGAACCACATGGTGCCCCTGAACTGTCTCCTGGCACAACAAATGATGATACTGGAGAGGGTGCTGAGGATGACAAAGATCCCTTCTCGAAAAGAAG GAGGTTGGATGCTGAAGGTTTTGATGTTACTCCAGTGATCAAACCTATCCGAGAACCACGTGTTGTCGTGCAAACTCAGAGTGAGGTTGATATACTGGATGATGGGTATAGGTGGCGCAAATATGGCCAGAAAGTGGTGAGAGGAAATCCTAATCCAAG GAATTACTACAAATGCACAAATGCTGGATGCCCAGTTAGAAAGCATGTGGAGAGGGCGTCACATGATCCAAAAGCAGTTATAACCACATATGAGGGGAAACACAACCATGATGTACCTACAGCTAGGACAAACAGTCATGACACAGCAGGACCATCAGCTGTGAATGGAACCTCAAGGACTAGACCAGATAAAAATGAGACAATTAGCCTTGATCTTGGGGTTGGGATCAGTTCTACATCTGAAAACTTGTCCAGCGATCAGCAACAAGCTTTGCATGCTGAACTTGTCAGATTCGAAAACCAAGCAAGTAGTGGTTCCAGTTTCAGAATAGTTCATGCGAGCCCAATTGCGGCTTACTATGGTGTTTTAAATGGTGGCATGAATCAGTATGGATCTAGACAAATTCCGAGTGAAGGCCGTAGCATTGAAATTCCACCTTTAAACCATTCTTCGTATCCATATCCGCAGAACGTGGGAAGTTTATTAACGGGTCCATAA
- the LOC133703464 gene encoding probable WRKY transcription factor 20 isoform X2, which translates to MKLAFILILYSFKSCLLNLLVLCLRNIFRLIPIFLTSQAEPSPTTGTFTNPQTVLGSLSSTSYSATTVSSTTFGERKSNCFEFRPHARSDMVSADMNHQRSAQCVEVQSQCQSQSFPSSPSVKGEMAVCTNELTLSTPLHMVTSGSSVPAEVDSDELNQMGLSSSGLRASQSGSAPTVSSDDGYKWRKYGQKHVKGSEFPRSYYKCTHPNCEVKKLFECSHDGQITEIIYKGTHDHPKPQPSRRYASGLFMQEEKFDKFSSLPSQDDKSPGAFGQVSHAIEPHGAPELSPGTTNDDTGEGAEDDKDPFSKRRRLDAEGFDVTPVIKPIREPRVVVQTQSEVDILDDGYRWRKYGQKVVRGNPNPRNYYKCTNAGCPVRKHVERASHDPKAVITTYEGKHNHDVPTARTNSHDTAGPSAVNGTSRTRPDKNETISLDLGVGISSTSENLSSDQQQALHAELVRFENQASSGSSFRIVHASPIAAYYGVLNGGMNQYGSRQIPSEGRSIEIPPLNHSSYPYPQNVGSLLTGP; encoded by the exons ATGAAACTTGCCTTTATCTTGATTTTGTATTCTTTCAAGTCTTGTTTACTTAATCTGCTTGTACTTTGCCTTAGAAATATCTTTAGGCTGATTCCTATCTTCTTGACTTCACAGGCAGAGCCTTCCCCCACGACTGGCACATTTACTAATCCTCAAACTGTGCTTGGTTCTCTTAGCTCCACTTCATATTCAGCTACTACTGTTTCCTCCACCACCTTTGGAGAAAGAAAATCCAACTGCTTTGAGTTTAGACCACATGCTAGGTCAGACATG GTTTCTGCAGATATGAATCATCAGAGAAGTGCACAATGTGTTGAAGTCCAAAGCCAATGCCAGTCTCAATCATTTCCATCATCACCCTCAGTAAAAGGTGAGATGGCAGTCTGTACAAATGAGTTGACTCTATCAACACCACTTCACATGGTTACTTCAGGTTCTAGTGTTCCTGCTGAAGTTGATTCAGATGAACTAAACCAAATGGGGCTCTCTAGCAGTGGGCTTCGTGCATCACAGTCAGGAAGTGCACCTACCGTGTCATCTGATGATGGATATAAGTGGAGAAAATATGGACAGAAACACGTTAAAGGAAGTGAGTTCCCACGCAGCTATTACAAATGCACACATCCTAACTGTGAAGTGAAAAAGTTATTTGAGTGCTCTCATGATGGACAAATAACAGAGATTATTTACAAGGGTACACACGATCATCCTAAACCTCAACCAAGCCGGCGATATGCCTCTGGCTTGTTCATGCAGGAAGAAAAATTTGACAAGTTTTCTTCTCTACCTAGTCAAGATG ACAAGTCACCTGGTGCATTTGGACAGGTGTCTCATGCTATCGAACCACATGGTGCCCCTGAACTGTCTCCTGGCACAACAAATGATGATACTGGAGAGGGTGCTGAGGATGACAAAGATCCCTTCTCGAAAAGAAG GAGGTTGGATGCTGAAGGTTTTGATGTTACTCCAGTGATCAAACCTATCCGAGAACCACGTGTTGTCGTGCAAACTCAGAGTGAGGTTGATATACTGGATGATGGGTATAGGTGGCGCAAATATGGCCAGAAAGTGGTGAGAGGAAATCCTAATCCAAG GAATTACTACAAATGCACAAATGCTGGATGCCCAGTTAGAAAGCATGTGGAGAGGGCGTCACATGATCCAAAAGCAGTTATAACCACATATGAGGGGAAACACAACCATGATGTACCTACAGCTAGGACAAACAGTCATGACACAGCAGGACCATCAGCTGTGAATGGAACCTCAAGGACTAGACCAGATAAAAATGAGACAATTAGCCTTGATCTTGGGGTTGGGATCAGTTCTACATCTGAAAACTTGTCCAGCGATCAGCAACAAGCTTTGCATGCTGAACTTGTCAGATTCGAAAACCAAGCAAGTAGTGGTTCCAGTTTCAGAATAGTTCATGCGAGCCCAATTGCGGCTTACTATGGTGTTTTAAATGGTGGCATGAATCAGTATGGATCTAGACAAATTCCGAGTGAAGGCCGTAGCATTGAAATTCCACCTTTAAACCATTCTTCGTATCCATATCCGCAGAACGTGGGAAGTTTATTAACGGGTCCATAA